CTGACCGGTGAGTCAACCCTTCGGGAGGAATTGTGATGGCTGCTTTCTCTGTCCAGCTTTCGTCTGGGGCTCCCACGTTTCCGCTTACCTTCAAAACGAAAGTCTTCCCGGCGTTGACCCAGCCTCCTTTGAATTGGATACGAATACGGAGAATGTCTGTCTGTGGCATCCAGTAGTAAAAGAGATTGGTTCCTGGATTGCCATCAAGCTCAATTCCATAGGATGCAAATTCGAACAGACCTAGTGTTGTGGGCACGTTATATGTGACCACGTTCGAGGGTAAGCTCTCGATTCCGTCGATGGTGTAGGCTGTTGCGAAGAAGTGATAAGTGATTCCCGCTTGTAGAAACGGAATGGTAGTCGTGAGCACAGGGCCCACATCAATTACATTCGTTATGACGCCCGCAACATCGCCGTAATAGATGGCATAGCCAATCACCTCCTCGCTAGGACTCAGACTCCAAGCCAAAGTGACAGTTTGCATCGGCGGAAGTGTTACCTGCGCACGTGGCGTGATGGGCGAGATAGCCGCGGCCATCCTTTCTGCATCCGCGAGAGGCACTAACGAATGTGTCGAGCGCGGATTCACCCCGAATGTTAGGGGTGGCAGCACAGAAACTGCAGACGGAGCTTCCAGGGCGAAACCATGGGAGCTCTCTGCAGACGGCTGTTGATGGGAGGTGCCTTTTTGGGGCGTCTTTGATGAGGTGGCGCATCCCACACCCATCCACAAAGCCAGTACGGCTCCAATGAGCGACTGGGTGCTTGCAACAAAAGAACTGCGAACGGATCTCTTCATACGTTTTTTCCTTTTTTGAATTTGGTCTGACAGCCTATAATCAACATGACACAATGCCAGTTTACAATTACGGACTTTCACCCAAACTCAAAAACCTTTTTTTGAAGGAACTTTTATTCTTTTTTAATTATATAACTAATTTATCATCCGTCAACTTGTGACAGTGCATAACTCTCGCTTGGGCGCGTAATTTTTTGGCGATTTTTTTGGGTTGTGCTATAGGAGACTTACTGCTTCATGCTCCGCTCATTTAACTTCCCACCAAGCCATGCGGCAGGCATGGTAAGGAACGCAAGTGTCCAGGCATACCAAGTAGGACCCAAGTTCATGTTTGCGGTGGCTACTGCACCGACGACACTGACCAGAGTACCAATGACACCGAGCACAAGTGCGTGTCTCATTGGATAGTTTGGTGCAAGTCTGGCGACAAGATAGAATCCGAGCACGTTATACGCACTGCGATAGATGAGAACCACCCAAATAAGCCCTGTGGATACATAAAGATTTCCGTGCGGAAGTATTCCAAAATTTTCAAGTATAAAGTCAGTACCGAATGATAAACTTGCGCCGACAACAATTCCCGCAAGACCCGCACCGATACTTTTTAAAATGTTTTTTCTCATATTATTTTCTTAAAATCTTCTCCATCTTCCTGCCCTTTGCCAACTCATCTACTAACTTATCCAAATACCGCACTTTTTGTGTTACCTTATTTTCAATTTCCTCCACACGATACCCGCAAATTACTCCAGTGATGAGGCGCGCATTGGGGTTGAGTGACGCACGTTCAAAAAATGTTTCAAGAGTTACTTTTTCTTTTATTAGTTCATTCAGCTTCTTGCTGTCGAAGCCAGTTAACCACAGAATGACTTGATGTAACTCTGCTTTTGTTCTGCCCTTCTTTTCCACTTTCGCGAGATACATAGGATAGACCGTGGCGAAAATCACGTGTGCGATACGTTTATTGTGTTCGGGGGTTATTTTCATACTATTTTATGATTAGTTATTTTCTCGTATAATACCCCGGCCAACATTTTGGACATTTAGGGTAGTTGCTACTTTTATAAAATGTATGTCCTCGACTGCACACGGTCATTTTCTCAATCTGTGCTTTTTTAATATTTTCTTTAACTTTAAATTTTACGATTTTACTTATCAAACCGAGTGGTAGCGATTTATTGATTGGAAATTGTACCGAACCTTTGCCCTGTTTGTATTTTGAAAGTTCCTTTGCAAACTCCGCATGACCTCTCGGAGTTGCATAAAACCCGATGTGATTTTTGAATGCGGCAAAATAGACAAGAGAAATACCACCTAGTTTATATGCGGGCATCCCGTAGCTAATGCCTTCCTCGGTCTTCGGCGCAGCTTTTCTGATTGTTGCTCGCACACGCTTAAGGAGTACCTGTACATCTTTGGGATAGCTCGCTATATATGAATTTACGTCTTGATATTTTTTCATGTTCTAAACGCTGGCGATTGCGTATTGTGGTCACAGATAATCTCCTCGCCGCCACTCGGAGATTTCCGCAATCTCAATTGTGGTCACGAATAAATTTCCTGACGGAAATTTTTCTCGACCCCAGCTCGTGGTTTTTGCCTTTCACAAAGCTTCAAACAAAAACATCACTGCGCTTTCCAAAAGCTATAAATCTTCCGCAGGGCAGATATTTTGTCTTTTGTGGACCCTACAGGACTCGAACCTGCCACCTCCTCATTGCAAATGAGGCGCTCTAGCCAGATGAGCTAAGGGCCCAGTTTCTTTTTTAACAATCTTCTTCCAGCCGCACTTTTGAAATACACTTCTCGAGCGCGCGCTTCTTCAAATGTAGCATATTCTTCCTTATACACAACAGACAATTCTTTCATTTTTCTCGTGGATATTGTATGCCCCGATCTATGCTCATTTAACCGTCTTTGTAAATTTCCGGTATAACCCTTGTAAAATTTCCCATCCTTATCTTTTAGAACATATACTGTAAACATTGCAAATGAGGTGCTCCCCGCCCGACCGAACAGATTCGATCGTTCGGGCAGGTAGCCAGATGAGCTAAGGGCCCAATAAAAAAAGTTAATTGAATTCTGGGCGTATCAAGGAGATTTTACATTATTTTGACCATATTGCAATTTTTTGTATAAGGCCACCCATCTCGTGCATTCTGCTTACTTTTAATATAAACTTCCATTATGAAAAGTGACACTTTTCGTCCGACAGTCATAGTTATTTTTGGGGCGACAGGAAATCTGTTCAGGCAAAAACTCGTGCATGCTCTTTTTGACCTTTTTGAGGCGGGACATCTGCCTTCGCCTTTACGAATCGTGGGTTTTTCCCGAAAAGCGCTTTCGCATGAGGAGTTTAGAATGCAGATTAAGGAGCTTTTGATTGCAAAACATTCAGACTATTCAAAAGATGCATTGGAGGCATTTGTCTCCCTCGCTTCTTATGAAAAAGGAGACATACATGAGCTCGATACTTATATTCGCTTGTCGAAAATTTTAAGCGGAATAGACCACGACGCGGGAGTATGTATGAACAAGCTTTTTTATCTCGCAACTGCTCCGGAGCTGTATCGGCCAATTTTGGAAAATCTTTCTGCTTCGGGCCTCAC
This region of Candidatus Taylorbacteria bacterium genomic DNA includes:
- a CDS encoding DUF1801 domain-containing protein — protein: MKKYQDVNSYIASYPKDVQVLLKRVRATIRKAAPKTEEGISYGMPAYKLGGISLVYFAAFKNHIGFYATPRGHAEFAKELSKYKQGKGSVQFPINKSLPLGLISKIVKFKVKENIKKAQIEKMTVCSRGHTFYKSSNYPKCPKCWPGYYTRK
- a CDS encoding GIY-YIG nuclease family protein is translated as MFTVYVLKDKDGKFYKGYTGNLQRRLNEHRSGHTISTRKMKELSVVYKEEYATFEEARAREVYFKSAAGRRLLKKKLGP
- a CDS encoding fibronectin type III domain-containing protein produces the protein MKRSVRSSFVASTQSLIGAVLALWMGVGCATSSKTPQKGTSHQQPSAESSHGFALEAPSAVSVLPPLTFGVNPRSTHSLVPLADAERMAAAISPITPRAQVTLPPMQTVTLAWSLSPSEEVIGYAIYYGDVAGVITNVIDVGPVLTTTIPFLQAGITYHFFATAYTIDGIESLPSNVVTYNVPTTLGLFEFASYGIELDGNPGTNLFYYWMPQTDILRIRIQFKGGWVNAGKTFVLKVSGNVGAPDESWTEKAAITIPPEGLTHRSEAYYDRPMEGLPFDATNSPYGFVARLEQTEATTITSVTLPDTNSPINLNLLFQGLDLRGPRARLLHSHLQKFPGISSFEEVEREYIPFERIPIWIRLEKTGAIPFSPSHWSTGLTIRITLSWHNRLWLSSTLWKSQ
- a CDS encoding DUF2200 domain-containing protein translates to MKITPEHNKRIAHVIFATVYPMYLAKVEKKGRTKAELHQVILWLTGFDSKKLNELIKEKVTLETFFERASLNPNARLITGVICGYRVEEIENKVTQKVRYLDKLVDELAKGRKMEKILRK